One window of Flavobacteriales bacterium genomic DNA carries:
- a CDS encoding DNA polymerase III subunit alpha has translation MFLNAHSWFSFKYGVMKPEALLEEAHKAGVRTLALTDIHSTAGVPDFVRLAEGHGIRPVAGIEFRQGPRLLYIGLAKNNDGFQQLNELLSPHLLDGEALPEEPPELSDAFFILPFNTSPRMLKPNERIGIKPSELTRLPFSPWAKRPQDLVALLPVTFRNKRDYNTHRLLRTMAKNTLVSMLPAEELAAPDEVFRSEEEVCQLYRDHPALVENAERLLEQCTIAFDSTDKTLKVFGESITRDREKLHRDTLEGLRYRYPNASQKVIARMEHELDVIERMGFISYFLINQDIVRFARSKGFFHVGRGSGANSMVAYCLGITDVDPIELDLYFERFLSTARKKPPDFDIDFSWKDRDEVYKYVFSRFGQGKGGHHHVAQLATYTTFQWRGAIRQLGKALGLPPAEIDALAASVREHYRDYRSLPQGARGDLDRIAQVVIRYGNHLLGMPHQFGIHAGGVLVSETPITCYTALHRPPKGFPVTQFSMLEAEDLGLHKFDLLSQRGLGHIRDAVELVEARASVASCQLSVVRLGRDANGSLFSAPLPDRQAGPRTLAAEGMLRGPHSPSAPRIDIHDIPRFKQDPAIKEILRTGDTVGCFYVESPAMRMLLRKLQVEDYLTLVAASSIIRPGVAESGMMREYLLRHNNPERLKQAPKELLAIMPETYGVMVYQEDVLKVAHLYAGLDLEEADLLRRGMTARFRERPEFKAVEQKFFSNCKARGYPAGQAEEIWRQIESFASFSFAKGHSASYAVESYQSLYLKAHHPMEFLVGVANNFGGFYSTEFYLHEAKRKGAVIEAPCVNSSGELCTLGSPDRNEKCKMKNVECRTVTASLPSPPLPPLPPSPPLLPLPPSTSHSHTLPPRIYLGLANIKSLTDETVQLILHDRQRNGPFADLPDLLHRVPLPLEQARILIRVGALRFTGRSKPQLLWDLALLHVGPVNAAAMADLFITKVEEPMLPELHHFPLADAYDELDLLGFPLCDPFTLVEYGEWSSVNGEWKNNTRSAPFTNGHSPITILKSEMHQHIGKRVLMLGYMVHVKATDTQRGQRMTFGSFIDTAGDLWDSTQFPSVAARFPFRGRGVYRLTGVVEEEFGHVSLRTQWVEKLPWKPDPRYGEQ, from the coding sequence ATGTTTCTCAACGCGCATAGCTGGTTCAGTTTCAAGTACGGGGTGATGAAGCCCGAGGCGCTCTTGGAGGAGGCGCACAAGGCGGGCGTACGCACCCTCGCGCTCACCGACATCCACAGCACCGCCGGGGTTCCGGACTTCGTGCGCCTTGCGGAAGGTCACGGCATCCGGCCGGTCGCGGGCATTGAATTCCGCCAAGGGCCACGACTGCTGTATATCGGTCTGGCCAAGAACAACGACGGGTTCCAACAACTGAACGAGCTGCTGAGCCCGCACCTGCTCGATGGCGAAGCATTGCCGGAAGAACCACCTGAACTTTCAGATGCCTTTTTCATCCTGCCCTTCAACACATCGCCGCGCATGCTGAAACCGAATGAGCGCATCGGTATCAAGCCGTCCGAACTCACGCGGCTTCCTTTCAGTCCGTGGGCGAAACGGCCGCAGGACCTCGTCGCATTGCTGCCCGTCACTTTTCGCAACAAGCGCGACTACAACACGCACCGCCTGCTGCGCACCATGGCGAAGAACACGCTGGTGAGCATGTTGCCTGCGGAAGAGCTCGCGGCGCCGGACGAGGTCTTCCGCAGTGAAGAAGAAGTGTGCCAGCTCTACCGCGATCATCCTGCACTGGTGGAAAATGCCGAACGACTGCTGGAGCAATGTACCATCGCTTTCGACAGCACGGACAAGACGCTGAAGGTCTTCGGCGAAAGCATCACACGTGATCGCGAAAAGCTGCACCGCGACACGCTGGAAGGCTTGCGCTACCGCTATCCGAACGCTTCACAGAAGGTGATCGCGCGCATGGAGCACGAGCTGGACGTGATCGAGCGCATGGGCTTCATCAGCTACTTCCTCATCAACCAGGACATCGTGCGCTTCGCCCGCAGCAAGGGCTTTTTCCATGTGGGCCGGGGTAGCGGCGCGAACAGCATGGTCGCCTACTGCCTCGGCATCACCGACGTGGACCCGATCGAGCTGGACCTCTACTTCGAGCGCTTCCTCAGCACAGCGCGCAAAAAGCCGCCGGACTTCGACATCGACTTCAGTTGGAAGGACCGCGACGAAGTGTACAAGTACGTGTTCTCCCGTTTTGGCCAGGGGAAGGGCGGGCATCACCATGTGGCACAGCTTGCCACCTACACCACCTTCCAATGGCGCGGTGCCATCCGGCAGTTGGGCAAGGCGTTGGGCCTTCCGCCTGCGGAGATCGACGCGCTGGCTGCGAGCGTGCGCGAGCATTACCGCGACTACCGAAGCCTGCCCCAAGGAGCGCGCGGCGACCTGGACCGGATCGCGCAGGTGGTGATCCGCTATGGGAACCACCTGCTTGGCATGCCACACCAGTTCGGTATCCACGCGGGCGGCGTGCTGGTCAGCGAGACGCCCATTACCTGCTACACCGCGCTGCACCGGCCACCGAAGGGTTTTCCCGTCACGCAGTTCAGCATGCTGGAAGCGGAGGATCTTGGTCTGCACAAATTCGACCTGCTGAGCCAGCGCGGACTGGGGCACATCCGGGATGCGGTGGAGTTGGTGGAGGCCCGTGCGTCAGTTGCCAGTTGTCAGTTGTCAGTTGTCAGGCTTGGCCGCGACGCGAACGGCTCACTCTTCTCCGCGCCCCTGCCTGACCGGCAGGCAGGTCCGCGCACCCTGGCTGCCGAAGGCATGCTCCGCGGCCCACATTCACCCTCCGCGCCTCGCATCGACATCCACGACATCCCGCGTTTCAAACAAGACCCGGCGATCAAAGAGATCCTGCGCACGGGCGATACCGTGGGCTGCTTTTATGTGGAGAGCCCGGCCATGCGCATGCTGCTGCGGAAGCTGCAGGTGGAAGACTACCTCACGCTGGTGGCGGCCAGTAGCATCATCCGGCCGGGCGTGGCCGAGAGCGGCATGATGCGCGAATACCTGCTGCGGCACAACAACCCCGAACGCCTGAAGCAAGCGCCGAAGGAACTCCTCGCCATCATGCCCGAGACGTACGGCGTGATGGTGTACCAAGAGGACGTGCTGAAAGTAGCGCACCTCTATGCGGGCCTCGATCTGGAGGAAGCGGACCTGCTGCGGCGCGGCATGACGGCACGCTTCCGCGAACGACCCGAGTTCAAGGCGGTGGAACAGAAGTTTTTCTCCAACTGCAAGGCACGCGGCTATCCCGCCGGACAGGCTGAGGAGATCTGGCGGCAGATCGAAAGCTTCGCCAGCTTCAGCTTTGCAAAAGGGCACAGCGCCAGCTACGCCGTGGAGAGCTACCAGAGCCTTTATCTGAAGGCGCACCATCCGATGGAATTTCTCGTGGGCGTGGCGAACAACTTTGGCGGATTCTACAGCACCGAATTTTATCTGCACGAAGCGAAGCGGAAAGGCGCGGTGATCGAAGCGCCGTGTGTGAATTCGAGCGGGGAGCTGTGTACGCTAGGCAGCCCTGATAGGAATGAAAAATGTAAAATGAAAAATGTAGAATGTAGAACGGTGACCGCGTCACTTCCCTCGCCTCCCTTACCTCCCTTACCTCCTTCACCTCCCTTACTCCCATTGCCTCCCTCAACCTCGCACTCACACACCCTTCCCCCCCGCATCTACCTCGGCCTCGCCAACATCAAAAGCCTCACCGACGAGACCGTACAACTCATCCTCCACGATCGTCAGCGCAATGGACCTTTTGCCGACCTGCCGGATCTTTTACATCGCGTGCCACTTCCCTTGGAACAAGCGCGCATTCTCATCCGTGTGGGTGCCCTGCGCTTCACCGGAAGAAGCAAGCCGCAACTGTTGTGGGACCTCGCCCTGCTGCACGTCGGGCCGGTGAATGCTGCCGCGATGGCGGACCTGTTCATCACGAAAGTGGAAGAGCCGATGCTGCCGGAACTGCATCACTTTCCGCTGGCCGATGCTTACGATGAACTGGACCTGCTGGGCTTTCCGTTGTGCGATCCGTTCACGTTGGTGGAATACGGTGAATGGTCATCGGTGAATGGTGAATGGAAGAACAATACGCGATCTGCCCCATTCACCAACGGCCATTCACCGATCACTATCCTCAAAAGCGAGATGCATCAGCACATCGGGAAGCGGGTGCTGATGCTCGGCTACATGGTGCATGTGAAGGCCACCGATACGCAGCGCGGCCAACGGATGACCTTCGGCTCCTTCATCGATACCGCAGGCGACCTCTGGGACAGCACACAATTCCCTTCCGTGGCGGCGCGCTTCCCGTTCCGCGGGCGCGGCGTATACCGGCTCACCGGTGTGGTGGAGGAGGAGTTCGGCCATGTGAGCCTGCGTACGCAGTGGGTGGAGAAATTGCCGTGGAAGCCGGATCCGCGGTATGGGGAGCAGTGA